One region of Streptomyces capillispiralis genomic DNA includes:
- a CDS encoding ArsR/SmtB family transcription factor translates to MTGGGHEAGADVDSVLAALADPTRRQVLDVLAAQGEATATRLAERLPVSRQAVVKHLAVLDAAGLVSGSRVGREVRYSVRPVALDTTARWMGALAADWDRRLARIKHIAEAAETAEAAEAAEAAEEAAEGDAR, encoded by the coding sequence GTGACGGGCGGGGGTCACGAGGCCGGCGCGGACGTCGACAGCGTGCTCGCCGCGCTGGCCGATCCCACGCGCCGGCAGGTGCTGGACGTCCTCGCCGCGCAGGGTGAGGCCACCGCGACGCGGCTGGCCGAGCGGCTGCCGGTGTCACGGCAGGCGGTGGTCAAGCACCTCGCCGTGCTGGACGCCGCCGGGCTGGTGTCGGGCAGCCGGGTCGGACGCGAGGTGCGCTACTCGGTGCGGCCGGTGGCCCTGGACACGACGGCCCGGTGGATGGGAGCCCTCGCGGCCGACTGGGACCGGCGGCTGGCACGCATCAAGCACATCGCCGAAGCGGCGGAGACAGCCGAAGCGGCGGAGGCAGCGGAGGCAGCCGAGGAGGCAGCGGAGGGGGATGCCCGATAG
- a CDS encoding Cmx/CmrA family chloramphenicol efflux MFS transporter — MPFPLYLLALAVFAMGTSEFMLAGLLPAIAADLDVTVGTAGTLTSAYAVGMIVGAPLVAASTRNRPGRSSLLCFVVVFSAAHAVGATTTAYPVLVATRVVAALANAGFLAVALTAAAALVPADRKGRALAVLLSGTTVATIAGVPAGSALGTLFGWRATFWAVALCCLPAALGILLGMPARPATRDTAARPALRSELAQLARARLVLVMLLGALVNAATFASFTFLAPVVTDTAGLDDLWIPVALVLFGAGSLTGVTLAGRVSDRHPRRVVAVGGPLLLAGWPALAVLADRPAALLALVFVQGALSFALGSTLITRVLYEAAGAPTMAGSYATAALNAGAAVGPLVAGATLDTAAGNLGPLWTSTLLVLAALSLALAFRGGLSTATPD; from the coding sequence ATGCCTTTTCCCCTGTACCTGCTCGCCCTGGCCGTCTTCGCCATGGGCACCTCGGAGTTCATGCTCGCCGGCCTCCTCCCGGCCATCGCCGCCGACCTCGACGTGACCGTCGGGACGGCGGGCACGCTCACCTCGGCCTACGCGGTCGGCATGATCGTCGGCGCCCCGCTCGTCGCCGCCTCCACCCGCAACCGGCCGGGACGGAGCAGCCTCCTCTGCTTCGTCGTCGTGTTCTCGGCCGCTCACGCCGTCGGCGCCACCACCACGGCCTACCCGGTCCTGGTCGCCACCAGGGTCGTCGCCGCGCTCGCCAACGCCGGATTCCTCGCCGTCGCCCTGACGGCCGCCGCCGCGCTCGTCCCCGCCGACCGCAAGGGACGCGCACTGGCGGTCCTGCTGTCGGGCACGACGGTCGCCACCATCGCCGGTGTGCCGGCCGGATCGGCCCTCGGCACCCTGTTCGGCTGGCGGGCCACCTTCTGGGCCGTCGCCCTGTGCTGTCTGCCCGCGGCGCTCGGCATCCTCCTGGGCATGCCCGCGCGGCCCGCGACGCGGGACACCGCCGCCCGGCCGGCCCTGCGGTCGGAACTCGCGCAACTCGCCCGTGCGCGACTGGTCCTGGTGATGCTGCTCGGCGCCCTGGTGAACGCGGCGACCTTCGCGAGCTTCACCTTCCTCGCCCCGGTCGTGACGGACACCGCCGGCCTGGACGACCTGTGGATCCCCGTCGCCCTGGTGCTCTTCGGCGCCGGTTCCCTCACCGGAGTCACCCTCGCCGGGCGCGTCTCCGACCGGCACCCGCGACGCGTCGTCGCCGTCGGCGGCCCGCTGCTGCTCGCCGGCTGGCCCGCCCTGGCCGTCCTGGCCGACCGGCCGGCCGCCCTCCTCGCCCTAGTGTTCGTCCAGGGCGCCCTGTCGTTCGCACTGGGCAGCACCCTCATCACGCGGGTCCTCTACGAGGCGGCCGGAGCCCCCACCATGGCCGGCTCGTACGCGACCGCGGCACTCAACGCCGGGGCCGCCGTGGGACCGCTCGTCGCCGGCGCCACCCTCGACACCGCGGCCGGGAACCTCGGCCCGCTGTGGACCAGCACCCTCCTCGTCCTGGCCGCGCTGTCCCTCGCCCTCGCCTTCCGCGGCGGGCTCTCCACCGCGACACCGGACTGA
- a CDS encoding FAD-dependent monooxygenase, protein MAQRAATIVGGGIGGLAAALALHRRGWRVEVRERAPEFTEIGAGISLWPNALHALGALGLADVVLALGAVETAGGVRDRRGRHLSRTDNAELERRFGRPLVVLHRADLLRVLAEALPAGSLLPGSEVSSVRLTDDGHPVVTHGGHESRPGLLIGADGLRSAVRRSLWPDAPGPRYAGYTAWRAVTRPLTTPRPEGTVTWGRGERFGCTALPGGRMYCFATASLPEGTPSAGSEHAELLRRFGSWPDPVPALLAAVPEDAVLRHDLYDLPPLPTFVRGRVALLGDAAHAMTPNLGQGACQALEDAVTLAHCLDGTPDVTAALRSYDLLRRPRTRAVTRRSARLGTIGQLSWPPAVLLRDTAARLMPSRMTLRAMTPVLGWTPPGHRATATNSENP, encoded by the coding sequence ATGGCACAGCGCGCGGCGACCATCGTCGGCGGCGGGATCGGCGGCCTCGCGGCCGCCCTCGCCCTGCACCGCCGCGGCTGGCGGGTCGAAGTGCGGGAACGCGCACCGGAGTTCACCGAGATCGGCGCCGGCATCTCCCTGTGGCCCAACGCGCTGCACGCGCTCGGGGCACTCGGCCTGGCCGACGTCGTCCTGGCGCTCGGCGCCGTCGAGACCGCGGGAGGCGTACGCGACCGCCGGGGCCGTCACCTGTCCCGCACGGACAACGCGGAGCTGGAGCGCCGCTTCGGCCGTCCCCTGGTCGTCCTGCACCGTGCCGACCTGCTGCGGGTGCTCGCCGAGGCGCTGCCCGCCGGCAGCCTGCTCCCCGGCAGCGAGGTGTCCTCCGTCCGCCTCACCGACGACGGACACCCGGTCGTCACCCACGGCGGACACGAGTCCCGGCCCGGCCTCCTCATCGGCGCCGACGGACTGCGCAGCGCGGTCCGCCGCTCCCTGTGGCCCGACGCGCCCGGCCCCCGGTACGCCGGCTACACCGCCTGGCGCGCGGTCACCCGCCCCCTCACCACGCCGCGCCCCGAGGGCACCGTCACCTGGGGCCGCGGCGAGCGCTTCGGCTGCACCGCGCTGCCGGGTGGGCGGATGTACTGCTTCGCCACCGCCTCGCTGCCGGAGGGAACCCCCTCCGCCGGGTCCGAACACGCCGAACTGCTGCGCCGGTTCGGGTCCTGGCCGGACCCCGTGCCCGCCCTGCTGGCCGCCGTCCCCGAGGACGCGGTGCTCCGGCACGACCTGTACGACCTGCCGCCGCTGCCCACCTTCGTCCGAGGCCGGGTCGCACTGCTGGGCGACGCGGCCCACGCCATGACGCCCAACCTCGGCCAGGGTGCCTGCCAGGCACTGGAGGACGCGGTCACCCTCGCCCACTGCCTCGACGGCACCCCGGACGTGACCGCCGCCCTCCGCTCGTACGACCTGCTGCGCCGCCCGCGGACCCGGGCCGTCACCCGCCGCTCCGCCCGGCTCGGCACGATCGGGCAGCTGTCGTGGCCGCCCGCGGTGCTGCTGCGCGACACGGCCGCCCGGCTGATGCCGTCGCGCATGACGCTGCGGGCCATGACACCGGTACTCGGCTGGACCCCGCCCGGCCACCGCGCCACCGCGACGAACAGCGAGAACCCCTGA
- a CDS encoding RICIN domain-containing protein, which produces MHRPSRPRPGGRSGSTPVSRVRGPWTAVLVAAATAASALTALQPARAADVSGPSGASAVAAALPTGWSTVVNSGSGKCLDARAAGTVNGTAVQQYTCNNTTAQQWSFTSTGDGYVRVDNRNDARQVMDVSDVSTADNAAVHLWTYGGGNNQQWLPVDEGGGAYHFVNRHSGKCLDVPSASTADSVQLVQYTCNGSAAQRFQVTPASTAPGDVDLGPNVAVFDPSMPSSTIQSRLDSIFQQQETNQFGSQRHAILFKPGTYSNDVNVGFYTQVLGLGQSPDAVTINGAVHVEADWFPPQNATQNFWRGAENLSVNPTGGTDRWAVSQASGYRRMHVRGNLELSDGGWSSGGFMADSKIDGQVRSGTQQQWLTRNSQLGSWTGSNWNMVFVGSQGVPGTSFPNPPYTTVGRTPTVREKPFLYVDAAGAYRVFVPALRTDSTATTWANGTAPGSSLGMDRFHVVKPGATAAQINAALAEGKNLLVTPGVYHLSETLRVTRPDTVVLGLGLATFVPDNGVTAMTVADVDGVKIAGVLFDAGTTNSRTLMEVGPSGASAGHAANPTSLHDVYFRVGGAHAGKATTSLVVNSDHVIGDHMWIWRGDHGNGIGWNTNTADTGLVVNGDNVTMYGLFVEHYQKHQTIWNGNGGRTYFYQNEMPYDPPNQAAWMNGSTQGYAAYKVADHVTSHQAYGLGSYCYFNVDPGVTAEHAFEVPNNPNVRFQNMVTVSLGGTGTIRHVINDRGGPSNSATNVANLVSHP; this is translated from the coding sequence ATGCACAGACCCTCGCGACCACGCCCCGGCGGCCGGTCCGGCAGCACCCCGGTGAGCCGTGTCCGCGGCCCGTGGACCGCCGTGCTGGTGGCCGCCGCCACCGCCGCCTCGGCCCTCACCGCCCTCCAGCCGGCCCGGGCCGCCGACGTCTCCGGCCCCTCGGGCGCCTCGGCCGTGGCCGCCGCGCTGCCGACGGGATGGTCGACCGTCGTGAACAGCGGCAGCGGGAAGTGTCTGGACGCCCGGGCGGCCGGCACGGTCAACGGCACGGCCGTACAGCAGTACACCTGCAACAACACCACGGCGCAGCAGTGGAGTTTCACCTCCACCGGTGACGGCTACGTACGCGTCGACAACCGCAACGACGCCCGGCAGGTGATGGACGTCAGCGACGTGTCCACCGCCGACAACGCGGCCGTGCACCTGTGGACGTACGGCGGCGGCAACAACCAGCAGTGGCTGCCGGTCGACGAGGGCGGCGGCGCCTACCACTTCGTCAACCGGCACAGCGGCAAGTGCCTCGACGTGCCGTCCGCCTCGACGGCCGACAGCGTGCAGCTGGTGCAGTACACCTGCAACGGCTCGGCGGCCCAGCGCTTCCAGGTCACGCCCGCGAGCACCGCGCCGGGGGACGTCGACCTCGGTCCCAACGTGGCGGTCTTCGACCCCTCGATGCCGTCGTCGACCATCCAGAGCCGACTGGACTCGATCTTCCAGCAGCAGGAGACGAACCAGTTCGGCTCCCAGCGCCACGCGATCCTGTTCAAGCCGGGCACGTACAGCAACGACGTCAACGTCGGCTTCTACACGCAGGTCCTGGGCCTGGGCCAGTCGCCCGACGCGGTCACCATCAACGGTGCCGTGCACGTCGAGGCGGACTGGTTCCCGCCGCAGAACGCCACCCAGAACTTCTGGCGCGGAGCCGAGAACCTCTCGGTGAACCCGACCGGCGGCACGGACCGGTGGGCGGTGTCGCAGGCCTCGGGGTACCGGCGCATGCATGTGCGGGGCAACCTGGAACTCAGTGACGGCGGCTGGTCCAGTGGCGGCTTCATGGCCGACAGCAAGATCGACGGCCAGGTGCGCTCCGGTACCCAGCAGCAGTGGCTGACCCGCAACTCCCAGCTCGGCAGCTGGACCGGCTCGAACTGGAACATGGTCTTCGTCGGCAGCCAGGGCGTCCCGGGCACCAGCTTCCCCAACCCGCCCTACACCACGGTCGGCCGGACGCCGACGGTGCGCGAGAAGCCCTTCCTGTACGTCGACGCGGCGGGCGCCTACCGGGTCTTCGTGCCCGCGCTGCGGACCGACTCCACGGCGACCACCTGGGCGAACGGAACGGCGCCCGGCAGCTCGCTCGGCATGGACCGGTTCCACGTGGTCAAGCCGGGCGCCACCGCCGCGCAGATCAACGCGGCGCTGGCCGAGGGGAAGAACCTGCTGGTCACCCCGGGTGTCTACCACCTGAGCGAGACCCTGCGGGTGACCCGGCCGGACACCGTGGTGCTCGGACTGGGACTCGCCACCTTCGTCCCGGACAACGGCGTCACGGCGATGACGGTCGCCGACGTGGACGGCGTGAAGATCGCCGGTGTCCTGTTCGACGCGGGCACCACCAACTCACGGACGCTCATGGAGGTCGGCCCGTCCGGCGCCTCCGCCGGCCACGCGGCCAACCCCACGTCCCTGCACGACGTGTACTTCCGGGTCGGCGGCGCCCACGCCGGCAAAGCCACCACCAGCCTGGTCGTCAACAGCGACCACGTCATCGGTGACCACATGTGGATCTGGCGCGGCGATCACGGCAACGGCATCGGCTGGAACACCAACACCGCCGACACCGGCCTCGTCGTCAACGGCGACAACGTGACGATGTACGGCCTGTTCGTCGAGCACTACCAGAAGCACCAGACGATCTGGAACGGCAACGGCGGGCGGACGTACTTCTACCAGAACGAGATGCCCTACGACCCGCCCAACCAGGCGGCCTGGATGAACGGTTCCACGCAGGGCTACGCGGCCTACAAGGTCGCCGACCACGTGACCAGCCACCAGGCGTACGGGCTCGGCAGCTACTGCTACTTCAACGTCGACCCCGGCGTCACCGCCGAGCACGCCTTCGAAGTCCCCAACAACCCGAACGTGCGCTTCCAGAACATGGTGACGGTCTCCCTCGGCGGGACGGGAACCATCCGGCACGTCATCAACGACCGCGGAGGTCCCTCCAACTCCGCTACCAACGTGGCGAACCTCGTGAGCCATCCGTGA
- a CDS encoding LLM class flavin-dependent oxidoreductase codes for MRFSYALLPDYPLQDSLASIRLADELGFYACYAADETWHKDLWLLFAVAAGQTRTIRLGPSVSPVTLREPTLIAQALATLDELSDGRAEAVLSSGNFGLLAQYGIDWTRTRPLSRVKEALHVVRTLLDEGTLTHRGEFYSYDGLFTFARPVQPRVPLKLGAMRGPKSFEAAGELSDGCHHALSYTAEAYDYAVRHIRAGAERAGKDWRSLDIAAWVVFATGHDSRRAKEAARSMVGIYASSMPEEQVRRNGVDPAELKPVIEAIAAGDLARGIELTTPEVAERLSIAGTPDECAEKIRTQIAPSGVNHVICALTDRRLVRAFTGRELDGVADADEQLRLISEHIMPATA; via the coding sequence ATGAGGTTCAGTTACGCGCTGTTACCCGACTACCCGCTGCAGGACTCGCTGGCCTCCATCAGACTCGCCGACGAGCTGGGCTTCTACGCCTGTTACGCCGCGGACGAGACCTGGCACAAGGACCTGTGGCTGCTGTTCGCCGTGGCCGCCGGCCAGACGCGCACCATCCGCCTGGGCCCGAGCGTCTCCCCGGTCACCCTGCGCGAACCGACACTGATCGCCCAGGCCCTCGCCACGCTCGACGAACTCTCCGACGGGCGGGCCGAAGCCGTGCTGTCCAGCGGCAACTTCGGCCTGCTGGCGCAGTACGGCATCGACTGGACCCGCACCCGGCCCCTCTCCCGGGTCAAGGAGGCGCTGCACGTGGTGCGGACGCTGCTGGACGAGGGCACGCTCACGCACCGCGGCGAGTTCTACTCCTACGACGGGCTGTTCACCTTCGCCCGCCCGGTCCAGCCGCGCGTGCCCCTCAAGCTCGGAGCCATGCGGGGCCCCAAGTCCTTCGAGGCGGCCGGGGAGTTGTCCGACGGGTGCCACCACGCCCTGAGCTACACCGCGGAGGCCTACGACTACGCGGTCCGCCACATCAGGGCGGGCGCGGAGCGGGCGGGCAAGGACTGGCGCTCGCTGGACATCGCGGCGTGGGTGGTGTTCGCCACCGGGCACGACTCCCGGCGGGCCAAGGAGGCGGCCCGCAGCATGGTGGGCATCTACGCCTCCTCCATGCCGGAGGAGCAAGTGCGCCGCAACGGGGTCGACCCCGCCGAGCTGAAACCGGTGATCGAAGCGATCGCGGCCGGCGACCTGGCGAGGGGCATCGAACTCACCACACCGGAGGTCGCCGAGCGCCTGTCCATCGCGGGCACCCCGGACGAATGCGCGGAGAAGATCCGCACCCAGATCGCGCCCAGCGGCGTGAACCACGTCATCTGCGCCCTCACGGACCGACGGCTGGTACGGGCCTTCACCGGCCGGGAGTTGGACGGGGTGGCGGACGCCGACGAGCAACTGCGCCTCATCAGCGAGCACATCATGCCGGCGACGGCCTGA
- a CDS encoding RICIN domain-containing protein: MPVDRRTLLGAGALGIGAAALGGPLAPSASAAPRRPAAAPLPDAFRKLPAGSVTARGWLAGQLGLQLDGLCGRYESVSHFLDFSATGWVHPERGGWEEVPYWLRGYVPLAVATGDASALARSREWIDAILATQQGDGFFGPRALRTSLGGGPDFWPFLPLLQALRTHEEFTGDTRVVPFLVRFLRFMNAQGPGAFDSSWISYRWGDGLDIAVWLHRRTGEPFLLDLAAKMHTLGADWTGATPSRHNVNIAQGFREPAQYAQVTGSAELTRATYRAYDRVMDVYGRFPGGGMAGDENYRPGFTDPRQGFETCGIVEFMASHELLTRITGDPVWADRCEDLAFNMLPASLDPRGRSIHYVTSANSVDLDNRTKTQGQFQNGFAMQAFHPGVDQYRCCPHNYGMGWPYFTEELWLGSPDGGLAAAMYAPCTVRARVAGGTEVTVTEDTGYPFTETVTLTVSPSRPVRFPLRLRVPGWCSGPELRVNGRPVTVADGPAWASVERTWHDGDVVTLRLPQRTTLRHWPDQHDAVSVQHGPLTYSLRIGERYDRYAGDDAFPSYEVHATTPWNYGLTPSPRLRLTRDAGPVPDNPFTHDTVPVRITAESRRIEEWGADDEHVVAPLQSGPARSVAPVETVTLIPMGAARLRVTAFPTASPDGRPWTPEPPFRRIANRHSGKVLAVDGMSLENSARVVQFDNTGTGDHAWQLLDRGEGWYVIRNGHSGKVLGVDGMSTANSARVVQYEDNGTADHLWTLVDDGDGWFRVRNRHSGKVLGVDGMSTANSAQVVQYDDNGTADHLWRLV; this comes from the coding sequence ATGCCTGTCGACAGACGCACCCTCCTCGGTGCCGGTGCCCTGGGCATCGGCGCCGCCGCGCTGGGCGGTCCGCTCGCCCCGTCCGCGTCGGCCGCGCCCCGGCGGCCGGCCGCCGCACCCCTGCCCGACGCCTTCCGCAAACTGCCCGCCGGCAGCGTCACCGCGCGCGGCTGGCTGGCCGGCCAGCTCGGGCTCCAACTCGACGGTCTGTGCGGCCGGTACGAGAGCGTGTCGCACTTCCTCGACTTCTCGGCCACCGGGTGGGTGCATCCGGAGCGCGGCGGGTGGGAGGAGGTGCCGTACTGGCTGCGCGGCTACGTGCCGCTGGCCGTCGCCACCGGTGACGCCTCCGCCCTGGCCCGCTCGCGGGAGTGGATCGACGCGATCCTCGCCACCCAGCAGGGCGACGGCTTCTTCGGACCGCGCGCCCTGCGCACGTCGCTGGGCGGCGGACCGGACTTCTGGCCCTTCCTGCCCCTGCTCCAGGCGCTGCGCACCCACGAGGAGTTCACGGGGGACACCCGCGTCGTGCCCTTCCTCGTCCGCTTCCTGCGGTTCATGAACGCCCAGGGGCCCGGCGCCTTCGACAGCAGCTGGATCTCCTACCGCTGGGGGGACGGGCTCGACATCGCCGTGTGGCTGCACCGCCGCACCGGGGAGCCGTTCCTGCTCGACCTGGCCGCCAAGATGCACACACTGGGTGCGGACTGGACGGGCGCCACCCCCTCCCGGCACAACGTCAACATCGCGCAGGGGTTCCGTGAACCCGCCCAGTACGCGCAGGTCACCGGCTCCGCGGAGCTGACCCGGGCCACCTACCGCGCCTACGACCGCGTCATGGACGTCTACGGGCGGTTCCCCGGCGGCGGCATGGCGGGGGACGAGAACTACCGGCCCGGCTTCACGGACCCCCGGCAGGGGTTCGAGACCTGCGGCATCGTCGAGTTCATGGCGAGCCACGAACTGCTCACGAGGATCACCGGCGACCCGGTGTGGGCGGACCGCTGCGAGGACCTGGCGTTCAACATGCTGCCCGCCTCCCTCGATCCGCGGGGCAGGTCCATCCACTACGTCACCAGCGCCAACAGCGTCGACCTGGACAACAGGACCAAGACACAGGGCCAGTTCCAGAACGGCTTCGCCATGCAGGCCTTCCACCCGGGCGTCGACCAGTACCGCTGCTGCCCGCACAACTACGGCATGGGCTGGCCGTACTTCACCGAGGAGCTCTGGCTGGGCAGTCCCGACGGGGGCCTGGCCGCCGCGATGTACGCGCCGTGCACGGTGCGTGCCCGGGTCGCGGGAGGCACCGAGGTGACGGTCACCGAGGACACCGGCTATCCCTTCACCGAGACCGTCACGCTGACCGTCTCGCCCTCCCGTCCGGTGCGCTTCCCGCTCCGGCTGCGGGTGCCCGGTTGGTGCAGCGGACCGGAACTGCGGGTCAACGGCCGCCCGGTGACCGTCGCGGACGGACCGGCCTGGGCCTCCGTCGAGCGCACGTGGCACGACGGCGACGTGGTGACCCTGCGGCTCCCGCAGCGGACCACGCTGCGCCACTGGCCGGACCAGCACGACGCCGTGAGCGTCCAGCACGGCCCCCTGACGTACTCCCTGCGGATCGGGGAGCGTTACGACCGGTACGCGGGCGACGACGCCTTCCCCTCGTACGAGGTGCACGCCACCACCCCCTGGAACTACGGCCTGACCCCGTCGCCCCGGCTGCGCCTGACCCGCGACGCCGGGCCGGTCCCCGACAACCCCTTCACCCACGACACCGTCCCGGTCCGCATCACCGCCGAGTCCCGGCGCATCGAGGAGTGGGGCGCGGACGACGAGCACGTGGTCGCGCCGCTGCAGAGCGGTCCGGCCCGCAGCGTCGCGCCCGTGGAGACCGTGACGCTGATACCGATGGGGGCGGCGCGGCTGCGCGTCACGGCCTTCCCCACCGCCTCGCCCGACGGTCGGCCCTGGACGCCGGAACCGCCGTTCCGCCGGATCGCGAACCGGCACAGCGGCAAGGTCCTCGCCGTCGACGGCATGTCCCTGGAGAACAGCGCGCGCGTCGTCCAGTTCGACAACACCGGTACGGGCGACCACGCCTGGCAGCTCCTGGACCGGGGCGAGGGCTGGTACGTGATCCGCAACGGCCACAGCGGCAAGGTGCTGGGGGTCGACGGCATGTCGACCGCGAACAGCGCACGCGTCGTGCAGTACGAGGACAACGGCACCGCCGACCACCTGTGGACGCTCGTCGACGACGGGGACGGCTGGTTCCGCGTCCGCAACCGGCACAGCGGCAAGGTGCTGGGCGTGGACGGCATGTCGACCGCGAACAGCGCACAGGTCGTCCAGTACGACGACAACGGCACCGCCGACCACCTGTGGCGCCTGGTGTGA